A portion of the Laspinema palackyanum D2c genome contains these proteins:
- a CDS encoding CmpA/NrtA family ABC transporter substrate-binding protein produces the protein MSQRVTGNHHSPESPHRREPLLNPVIAESQPEVASAIARFGGLDAVMASAYGIDPESGIQDILPNRPFTRRKFLQQVAIAAALTVTTNCANPDPKEADLSPMSRLEKTHLKIGFIPITCATPIIMSQPLGFYQKYGLNVELVKMENWEQVRDSAIAGELDAYHLLSPMPIAMTLGLGSQPFPIKLASIENINGQALVLALKHQDKVKESKDFKGLTLGIPFPYSMHNLLLRYYLASNDINPDRDINIKQVPPSQAIKLMKAGELDGFLMPDGNAQQAVYEKVGFIYLLTKDLWDGHPCCSFAASKPWIDKHPSTFRALNKAIIDGCNYARNPGNRREIAQVIAAPEYLNQPQSVLEAVLTGTFDDGLGNIRTVSDRIDFDPYPWKSFSYWITAQFARWGMVEEQNISHEAIADEVFLTGLARQLAKQLGQTPPTIILRYEQLKFGLFDPSEPDAYLQGQIQKHGF, from the coding sequence GTGAGCCAGCGCGTCACCGGAAATCATCACTCCCCTGAAAGCCCCCACCGCCGGGAACCGCTGCTCAATCCTGTAATAGCCGAGTCGCAACCCGAGGTGGCTTCTGCGATCGCCCGATTTGGGGGACTGGATGCGGTGATGGCTTCCGCCTATGGAATTGACCCCGAGAGTGGCATTCAAGATATCCTGCCTAATCGTCCATTTACCAGGCGGAAATTTTTACAACAAGTTGCCATTGCTGCGGCATTGACAGTGACAACAAATTGTGCTAATCCCGACCCAAAAGAAGCCGATTTATCCCCCATGAGCCGGTTAGAAAAAACCCATCTGAAAATCGGCTTTATTCCCATCACTTGTGCCACACCGATTATTATGTCCCAACCCCTGGGATTTTATCAGAAATATGGACTGAATGTAGAACTGGTAAAAATGGAGAATTGGGAACAGGTCAGAGATTCAGCAATCGCTGGGGAACTCGATGCCTATCATCTGCTCTCCCCCATGCCCATTGCCATGACCTTGGGCCTGGGTTCTCAACCCTTTCCGATTAAACTGGCCAGCATTGAAAATATCAACGGTCAAGCCCTTGTTTTGGCATTAAAACATCAGGATAAAGTTAAAGAATCTAAAGATTTTAAAGGGTTAACCCTGGGCATTCCTTTTCCCTATTCGATGCATAACTTATTATTGCGGTATTATCTGGCCAGTAATGATATTAATCCAGACCGAGATATTAACATTAAACAGGTTCCGCCCTCCCAGGCGATCAAATTAATGAAAGCGGGAGAACTGGATGGCTTTCTGATGCCCGATGGCAATGCCCAACAAGCGGTCTATGAAAAAGTCGGGTTTATTTACCTGCTGACCAAAGACCTATGGGATGGACATCCCTGTTGTTCCTTTGCAGCATCTAAACCTTGGATTGATAAACATCCCAGCACCTTTCGCGCCTTGAATAAAGCGATTATTGATGGCTGTAATTATGCCCGAAATCCAGGGAATCGGAGGGAAATTGCCCAAGTGATCGCCGCCCCGGAATACCTGAATCAGCCGCAATCGGTGTTAGAAGCCGTCTTAACTGGAACATTTGACGATGGATTAGGTAATATCCGGACCGTGAGCGATCGCATTGATTTTGACCCCTATCCCTGGAAAAGCTTTTCCTACTGGATTACCGCCCAGTTTGCCCGATGGGGAATGGTGGAGGAGCAAAACATCTCCCACGAGGCGATCGCCGACGAAGTATTTCTCACCGGATTAGCCCGACAACTCGCCAAACAACTGGGCCAAACCCCACCCACCATCATCCTCCGGTATGAACAACTAAAATTTGGCCTCTTCGACCCCAGTGAACCCGACGCCTACCTGCAAGGGCAAATTCAAAAACATGGATTTTAA